A window of the Labeo rohita strain BAU-BD-2019 chromosome 1, IGBB_LRoh.1.0, whole genome shotgun sequence genome harbors these coding sequences:
- the hikeshi gene encoding protein Hikeshi, which produces MFGCLVAGRLVQTDAQQVATDKFVFNLPDYENVNHVVVFMLGTLPFPAGMGGAVYFSFPDPAVGQVWQLLGFITNEKPSAIFRISGLKAGEGGAHPFGMMSVPQAPSVAQVGVSIESLDLLAQQTPVSNSAVSTVDSFTQFTQKMLESLYNFTSSFALSQSQMTPNPSEMYVPASSILKWYENFQRRMVQNPNFWKT; this is translated from the exons ATGTTCGGTTGTTTAGTCGCCGGCAGATTG GTCCAAACGGACGCGCAGCAGGTCGCCACCGATAAATTTGTCTTTAATCTGCCTGACTATGAGAATGTCAATCATGTGGTGGTCTTCATGCTGGGCACGCTGCCCTTCCCGGCCGGCATGGGTGGTGCTGTCTACTTCTCTTTTCCAGATCCTGCTGTCGGACAGGTGTGGCAGCTTTTAGGCTTCATAACCAATGAGAAACCCAGTGCCATATTCAGAATCTCTGGTCTGAAAGCTG gtgaGGGTGGAGCTCATCCGTTCGGCATGATGTCTGTCCCTCAGGCTCCGTCAGTGGCTCAGGTTGGAGTTTCTATTGAATCTTTGGACCTGCTTGCACAACAAACGCCAGTATCTAATTCAGCTGTTTCCACAGTGGACTCCTTTACACAG TTCACGCAGAAGATGCTGGAGAGCCTGTACAACTTCACCTCATCTTTTGCGCTGTCTCAGTCACAGATGACACCAAACCCTTCAGAGATGTATGTTCCTGCGAGCTCCATCCTCAAATG GTATGAAAACTTTCAGAGGCGAATGGTGCAGAATCCAAACTTCTGGAAGACGTGA